One region of Triticum aestivum cultivar Chinese Spring chromosome 6B, IWGSC CS RefSeq v2.1, whole genome shotgun sequence genomic DNA includes:
- the LOC123133918 gene encoding desmethyl-deoxy-podophyllotoxin synthase-like — protein MATQDADNRYHHYLVLATILVLPLLLLVKLRPRKQGGENPPPGPWQLPVIGSLHHLVGALPHRAMRDLAHRLDAPLMLLRLGELRVVVASSAGAAREIMKTHDAAFATRPRTATIRALTRDGLGVAFAPHGEHWREIRKLCVTELLGARRVRSLRGSREAEAASLVASVVASMAASASEPVNVSLLLATYVTDAVVRAVVGDRIGDLRDEFLDRLDEGVKVAAGFSLADLFPSSRLAHAFSGAARRAEAHSREMSRLMDGIIAEHRERKRTAGAGDDDKDLLDVLLRIQADGGLRAPLDIGTIRAVITDLFGAGSETSATTLQWAMAELMRSPAALRRAQVEVRGALAGESRVREEVLPELRYLHLVIKETLRLHPAVPLLLPRECTEPRRVLGHDVPKGAMVLVNAWAIGRDTASWGMDAEDFRPERFEEAGGGAAAADFRGADFEFVPFGAGRRMCPGIMFGLAVMELALASLLFHFDWELPGGAGGLDMAEALGITARRKSDLWLHATVHVPHPSTRM, from the coding sequence ATGGCGACCCAAGACGCGGATAACCGTTATCACCATTACCTCGTCCTGGCCACCATCTTAGtactcccactcctcctcctcgtcaagcTCCGTCCGCGGAAGCAGGGCGGGGAGAACCCTCCCCCGGGGCCATGGCAGCTGCCGGTCATCGGCAGCCTGCACCACCTCGTCGGCGCGCTCCCGCACCGCGCAATGCGCGACCTCGCCCACCGGCTCGACGCCCCGCTCATGCTGCTCCGCCTCGGCGAGCTCCGGGTCGTCGTCGCCTCGTCGGCCGGCGCGGCGCGGGAGATCATGAAGACCCACGACGCCGCCTTCGCCACGCGGCCACGCACCGCCACCATCCGCGCGCTCACCAGGGACGGTCTTGGCGTGGCGTTCGCGCCGCACGGCGAGCACTGGCGCGAGATCCGAAAGCTCTGCGTCACCGAGCTGCTCGGCGCGCGCCGGGTCCGGTCCCTCCGGGGGTCCCGCGAGGCCGAGGCCGCGAGCCTCGTCGCATCCGTCGTTGCGTcgatggcggcgtcggcgtcggagcCCGTGAACGTCAGCCTGCTCCTCGCAACCTACGTCACCGACGCGGTGGTGCGCGCCGTGGTGGGCGATAGGATCGGGGACCTCCGCGACGAGTTCCTGGATCGCCTGGACGAGGGCGTCAAGGTGGCCGCCGGGTTCAGCCTCGCCGACCTGTTCCCGTCGTCACGTCTCGCGCACGCGTTCAGCGGGGCGGCCCGCCGCGCGGAGGCGCACAGCCGTGAGATGTCTCGGCTCATGGACGGCATCATCGCCGAGCACCGGGAGCGGAAGAGGACGGCCGGCGCTGGCGACGATGACAAGGACCTCCTCGACGTGCTACTGCGGATCCAGGCGGATGGCGGCCTCCGCGCACCTCTCGACATCGGAACCATCCGTGCGGTCATCACGGATCTATTCGGAGCAGGGAGCGAGACCTCGGCGACGACGCTCCAATGGGCCATGGCGGAGCTCATGCGGAGCCCAGCGGCGCTCCGGAGGGCTCAGGTGGAGGTGCGCGGCGCCCTTGCTGGTGAGAGCCGCGTACGGGAGGAGGTCCTGCCGGAGCTACGCTACCTGCATCTCGTAATCAAGGAGACGCTCCGGCTGCATCCGGCCGTGCCGCTGCTCCTCCCGCGGGAGTGCACGGAGCCCCGGCGCGTGCTAGGCCACGACGTTCCCAAGGGCGCCATGGTGCTCGTCAACGCGTGGGCGATCGGGCGGGACACGGCGAGCTGGGGCATGGACGCCGAGGACTTCAGGCCGGAGAGGTTCGAagaggccggcggcggcgctgcggcggcAGACTTTCGGGGGGCGGACTTCGAGTTCGTACCGTTCGGTGCAGGCCGGAGGATGTGCCCAGGGATAATGTTCGGGCTCGCCGTCATGGAGCTCGCGCTGGCGAGCCTCCTCTTCCACTTCGACTGGGAGCTCCCCGGCGGCGCGGGTGGACTGGACatggcggaggcgctcgggatcACGGCGAGGAGGAAAAGCGATCTGTGGCTGCATGCCACAGTTCATGTGCCACATCCTAGTACTCGTATGTAG